One genomic region from Yarrowia lipolytica chromosome 1C, complete sequence encodes:
- a CDS encoding uncharacterized protein (Compare to YALI0C06325g, weakly similar to uniprot|Q8Y6B4 Listeria monocytogenes Hypothetical protein): MSTTTSTSTTMTQTQPQQPQQLKFSATARDPMATMHEMVTNHMQQFDPSHDMHHVNRVVRMAKVLARKVAETQPVDEKVVEVAALLHDVNDSKYRDQLNNGEDVMMKCLQESDLTQEQQDLVVKIANNMSYSTEKKLREAGQWGKWHNECVELHLVQDADRLDAIGAMGILRLAAYSGAKNRPLVLTGDEDDEDTMSHFGAKLLHMHKKMKTAPGREVALKRTAIMRDMVTNAFDEVTLADLGEKTPELETIGDVVKERWIM, translated from the coding sequence atGAGCACAACTACTTCTACCTCCACAACCATGACACAGActcagcctcagcagccccagcagctcaagtTTTCTGCCACAGCCCGGGATCCCATGGCCACCATGCACGAGATGGTGACTAACCACATGCAGCAATTTGACCCGTCCCACGACATGCACCATGTCAACCGGGTGGTGCGAATGGCCAAGGTTCTGGCCCGAAAGGTGGCCGAGACCCAGCCcgtcgacgagaaggtgGTCGAGGTGGCGGCGCTGCTGCATGACGTGAACGATTCCAAGTACCGGGATCAGCTCAACAACGGCGAGGATGTCATGATGAAGTGTCTGCAGGAGTCCGACCTGActcaggagcagcaggacCTGGTGGTCAAGATTGCCAACAACATGAGCTACtcgacggagaagaagctccGAGAGGCTGGCCAGTGGGGCAAGTGGCACAACGAGTGTGTCGAGCTGCACCTGGTGCAGGACGCCGACCGACTGGATGCCATCGGAGCCATGGGCATTCTACGACTTGCCGCCTACTCCGGTGCCAAGAATCGGCCATTGGTTCTGACCGGagacgaggacgacgaggataCCATGTCCCACTTTGGGGCCAAGCTCTTGCATATGcacaagaagatgaagactGCCCCCGGCCGGGAGGTTGCTCTCAAGCGAACTGCCATCATGCGTGACATGGTGACCAACGCCTTTGATGAGGTTACACTTGCTGATCTGGGCGAGAAGACGCCCGAGCTGGAGACCATCGGCGATGTGGTCAAGGAGCGATGGATTATGTAA
- a CDS encoding uncharacterized protein (Compare to YALI0C06347g, similar to Saccharomyces cerevisiae MON1 (YGL124C); ancestral locus Anc_6.127, similar to uniprot|Q870Q4 Neurospora crassa B1D14. 310 Hypothetical protein), whose translation MHHASAPHVITPLSFISQKHTMEDGAKDDYIKDIYRHASPNADTDSFLGSPTVAIDSTLSTSNSLSNLNLDTNDSSSSPPAHNDDVPDIAEVLQEMLATTELPSSTTDLDYEPELDLVGGHRRNLGQLNDYGSPRADSFVSLDPPSIGTEVEQFLSKKKQFFILSSAGKPIYTLHGSDDVILGYLGVLQTVVSAYQADESGDNLMSFRAGKTLVVVAVEGPLILAAVSKIGESESQLRAQLDVLYTQILSTLTKNQIHRIYANQSNFDLRNLLQGTDVYLDALTREIVNGSPSILLGALEPLILRKSIREEIDGVLLSCRTPSLLYGLIVSDSKLANVIRPKKHSLHPPDLILLFSMLFNTTSFRDGEHWVPICLPKFNSTGFLYAYIHFFSKSSALIQISADKNAFFELREAKQQILSQMEDKGLIKALERAEERGRFKPVDVAVPMVRHFLYKSRAHVQYVMPSYETHYYEPHMQRGLLTFYHQLHAQVNSDSSRGSNNGWRFMHLVRNSCIGFAWITPSFELYCVSGPNVSRATLAASIHSIAKWVSQHRERLFVIGGAVF comes from the coding sequence ATGCATCACGCTTCAGCACCACACGTGATCACACCACTCTCATTCATCTCTCAAAAACACACCATGGAAGACGGCGCAAAAGATGACTACATCAAGGACATCTACCGACACGCGTCGCCCAACGCCGACACAGACTCCTTCCTCGGCAGCCCCACCGTCGCCATCGACAGCACGCTGTCCACGTCCAACTCTCTCAGCAACTTGAATCTCGACACCaacgacagcagcagctcgccACCAGCTCACAATGACGACGTGCCAGACATTGCCGAGGTGCTCCAGGAAATGCTCGCAACCACAGAACTGCCGTCGTCCACAACGGATCTGGACTACGAGCCTGAGCTGGACCTTGTGGGAGGCCACCGGCGCAATCTGGGCCAGCTGAACGACTACGGCAGCCCCAGGGCGGACTCGTTTGTGTCCCTGGACCCGCCCAGCATCGGAACCGAGGTCGAGCAGTTTCTCTCCAAGAAAAAACAGTTTTTCATCCTCTCCTCGGCCGGAAAACCCATCTACACCCTGCACGGCTCGGACGACGTGATTCTCGGCTACCTGGGCGTGCTACAGACGGTGGTGAGCGCCTACCAGGCCGACGAGTCCGGCGACAACCTCATGTCCTTTCGAGCAGGCAAGACCCTCGTAGTTGTTGCGGTCGAGGGACCTCTGATCCTGGCGGCCGTGTCCAAAATTGGAGAGAGTGAGAGCCAACTCAGAGCCCAGTTGGACGTGCTGTACACCCAGATTCTAAGCACGCTGACCAAGAACCAGATTCATCGAATCTATGCCAACCAGAGCAACTTCGATCTAAGAAACCTCCTGCAGGGCACCGACGTCTATCTGGATGCTCTGACCCGGGAAATCGTCAACGGAAGCCCCTCAATTCTCCTGGGGGCTCTTGAGCCGCTGATCCTGCGAAAGTCCATCAGAGAAGAGATTGATGGTGTTCTTCTCAGCTGCAGAACGCCCTCGCTGCTCTACGGACTGATTGTCTCTGACTCCAAGCTCGCCAACGTTATCCGTCCCAAGAAACACTCGCTACATCCGCCGGACCTTATCTTGCTGTTTAGCATGCTtttcaacaccacctccttcCGCGATGGAGAGCACTGGGTGCCCATTTGTCTGCCCAAGTTCAACTCCACCGGCTTCCTCTATGCCTACATCCACTTCTTCAGCAAGTCGTCTGCCCTGATTCAAATCTCCGCCGATAAGAATGCATTTTTCGAGCTGCGTGAAgccaagcagcagatccTGTCGCAGATGGAAGATAAGGGTCTtatcaaggctctggaacGTGCAGAGGAGAGGGGTAGGTTCAAGCCGGTGGATGTGGCGGTCCCCATGGTGAGGCACTTTCTGTACAAGAGCCGAGCACACGTGCAGTATGTTATGCCGTCCTACGAGACGCACTACTACGAACCGCACATGCAGCGCGGGCTGCTAACGTTCTACCACCAGCTCCATGCTCAGGTGAACAGTGACTCGTCCCGTGGCTCCAACAATGGGTGGAGGTTTATGCACTTGGTGCGTAATTCCTGCATTGGGTTTGCGTGGATAACCCCCTCTTTTGAGCTCTATTGTGTATCGGGACCTAACGTGTCGCGTGCCACGCTAGCCGCCTCCATCCACTCGATTGCCAAATGGGTCAGCCAGCACCGCGAGCGGCTATTTGTTATTGGAGGGGCGGTTTTCTAG
- a CDS encoding uncharacterized protein (Compare to YALI0C06369g, highly similar to uniprot|Q9Y796 Cryptococcus curvatus Glyceraldehyde 3-phosphate dehydrogenase (EC 1.2. 1.12) (GAPDH)), producing the protein MAIKVGINGFGRIGRIVLRNALKNPEVEVVAVNDPFIDTEYAAYMFKYDSTHGRFKGKVEAKDGGLIIDGKHIQVFGERDPSNIPWGKAGADYVVESTGVFTGKEAASAHLKGGAKKVIISAPSGDAPMFVVGVNLDAYKPDMTVISNASCTTNCLAPLAKVVNDKYGIIEGLMTTVHSITATQKTVDGPSHKDWRGGRTASGNIIPSSTGAAKAVGKVIPELNGKLTGMSLRVPTVDVSVVDLTVRIKNGASYEDIKATMKAASESPELKGILGYTDEDVVSTDFIGDTHSSIFDAKAGIGLNDNFVKLISWYDNEYGYSARVVDLIVAVAKKDASA; encoded by the exons ATGGCCATCAAAGTCGGTATTAACGGATTCGGACGAATCGGACGAATT GTCCTGCGAAacgctctcaagaaccCTGAGGTCGAGGTCGTCGCTGTGAACGACCCCTTCATCGACACCGAGTACGCTGCTTACATGTTCAAGTACGACTCCACCCACGGCCGATTCAAGGGCAAGgtcgaggccaaggacggcgGTCTGATCATCGACGGCAAGCACATCCAGGTCTTCGGTGAGCGAGACCCCTCCAACATCCCCTGGGGTAAGGCCGGTGCCGACTACGTTGTCGAGTCCACCGGTGTCTTCACCGGCAAGGAGGCTGCCTCCGCCCACCTCAAGGGTGGTGCCAAGAAGGTCATCATCTCCGCCCCCTCCGGTGACGCCCCCATGTTCGTTGTCGGTGTCAACCTCGACGCCTACAAGCCCGACATGACCGTCATCTCCAACGCTTCTTGTACCACCAACTGTCTGGCTCCCCTTGCCAAGGTTGTCAACGACAAGTACGGAATCATTGAGGGTCTCATGACCACCGTCCACTCCATCACCGCCACCCAGAAGACCGTTGACGGTCCTTCCCACAAGGACTGGCGAGGTGGCCGAACCGCCTCTGGTAACATCATcccctcttccactggtgCTGCCAAGGCTGTCGGCAAGGTCATCCCCGAGCTCAACGGCAAGCTCACCGGTATGTCTCTCCGAGTCCCTACCGTTGATGTTTCCGTCGTCGACCTGACTGTCCGAATCAAGAACGGTGCTTCTTACGAGGACATCAAGGCCACCATGAAGGCTGCCTCCGAGTCTcccgagctcaagggcaTCCTCGGCTACACCGATGAGGATGTTGTCTCCACTGATTTCATTGGTGACacccactcctccatcttcgaCGCCAAGGCTGGTATTGGTCTCAACGACAACTTCGTCAAGCTCATCTCTTGGTACGATAACGAGTACGGCTACTCTGCCCGAGTCGTCGACCTCATTGTCGCCGtcgccaagaaggatgcTTCCGCTTAG